One Halovivax ruber XH-70 genomic region harbors:
- the dph2 gene encoding diphthamide biosynthesis enzyme Dph2: MSQDSSYSEGDLRNTGMRLKHDREWDYELDRIAEAIEEKDADTVGLQFPEGLKRRGPRVADDIRALVEERDLTDDVRVLLSGQPCYGACDLDTYLMKRSDVFVHFGHSPMKQTEKVIYVPLFSNVDVLPIIDEALEELTDPTEEGPLGLVTTAQHMNRFDEMRSALEDEGYEVKTRRGDDRLTHEGQVLGCNYASADVDADQILYVGGGKFHPLGLAMEHPDKRVVIADPVNNVVTVADTEKFIKQRYASVHKAMDAQKWGVIFCTKIGQGRWEDAERILDDNDDAYLITMDEVTPDRLRNFDMDAFVNTGCPRITTDDGPRFHKPMLTPGEYDAAVGNKPLSEIGFDTFHDTW; this comes from the coding sequence ATGAGCCAGGACTCGTCATATAGCGAGGGAGACCTGCGGAACACGGGGATGCGTCTCAAGCACGACCGGGAGTGGGACTACGAGCTCGATCGCATCGCGGAGGCCATCGAAGAGAAGGACGCAGACACCGTCGGCCTGCAGTTCCCGGAAGGGTTGAAGCGGCGGGGCCCACGCGTCGCTGACGACATCCGCGCGCTCGTCGAAGAACGTGATCTGACTGACGACGTTCGCGTGCTCCTCTCCGGCCAGCCGTGTTATGGCGCGTGCGATCTCGACACCTATCTGATGAAACGGTCGGACGTGTTCGTCCACTTCGGCCACTCGCCGATGAAACAGACCGAGAAAGTGATCTACGTGCCGCTCTTCTCGAACGTCGACGTTCTCCCGATCATCGACGAAGCCCTCGAAGAACTGACCGATCCCACAGAGGAGGGGCCGCTCGGCCTGGTAACGACGGCCCAGCACATGAACCGGTTCGACGAGATGCGATCGGCGCTCGAGGACGAGGGCTACGAGGTCAAGACTCGGCGTGGCGACGATCGATTGACTCACGAGGGGCAGGTGCTCGGGTGTAACTACGCCAGCGCGGACGTCGATGCCGATCAGATCCTCTACGTCGGTGGCGGTAAGTTCCACCCGCTCGGCCTCGCGATGGAGCACCCGGACAAACGCGTCGTTATCGCCGATCCCGTCAACAACGTCGTCACCGTCGCGGATACGGAGAAGTTCATCAAACAACGCTATGCGTCGGTACACAAAGCGATGGACGCACAGAAGTGGGGCGTCATCTTCTGTACGAAGATCGGCCAGGGTCGCTGGGAGGACGCCGAGCGGATCCTCGACGACAACGACGATGCCTACCTGATTACGATGGACGAAGTGACGCCGGACCGACTCCGTAACTTCGACATGGATGCCTTCGTCAACACCGGCTGTCCACGCATCACGACGGACGACGGGCCTCGATTCCACAAGCCGATGCTCACCCCAGGCGAGTACGACGCCGCCGTTGGCAACAAACCCCTCTCAGAGATTGGGTTCGATACGTTCCACGACACCTGGTAG